A region of Candidatus Poribacteria bacterium DNA encodes the following proteins:
- a CDS encoding ABC transporter permease, which produces MQTLWLVIQREFVSNVLTSRFMIGFVVCVLSTAVAVFVQVDDYEKRLSGYNTALREAETEAQEWDLYVDIKPKAHRKPNPLSIFNVGTENDGANTVTVELGKPIFVFSSPMWEAPTQKRGSDNPFLAMFLSVDVVFIFKIVLSALAILFAYNTVSGEREDGTLKLVLSNSIPRDTVILGKYLGGMLSLFPIVLVSLIVALLIAVSSPVTGFDGNDIAHIVLMFGVSLLYVSTWYLLGLLLSVWTKTAATTLILSMFIWVILTSVHANVVTFAVDKFSPYVSKSEGTFLQPAFDVWDEYKRERDAYFKQRGYDDLQASITWEPETSSTGLGSSSTTGGYFRLRRYSVTSVDKADTTIFQELLGYQERLRAEYANKAEEILNKPAAEREKNTKFADALSRISFADVYHFAVGTIAGTDRQSYNDFIEGSRAYKREIVEYLKDKEAFSSRAWFSTDQGAADLADLPVFKHKRLSLSESFARASVDVLILLAWNIVLFMAAYVSFLRYDMS; this is translated from the coding sequence ATGCAGACACTGTGGCTGGTTATCCAACGAGAATTCGTCTCGAATGTGTTAACATCCCGATTTATGATTGGGTTTGTTGTGTGCGTGCTTTCAACGGCTGTTGCCGTTTTCGTTCAGGTGGACGATTACGAGAAACGTTTGTCGGGGTATAACACTGCTCTCCGGGAGGCAGAGACGGAAGCGCAGGAATGGGATCTCTATGTCGACATCAAACCCAAAGCGCACCGGAAACCGAATCCGTTGAGTATCTTTAACGTCGGAACGGAGAATGACGGAGCAAATACGGTCACCGTTGAGTTAGGAAAGCCTATTTTTGTATTTTCTTCCCCTATGTGGGAGGCACCGACACAGAAACGAGGTTCGGACAACCCTTTCCTCGCGATGTTCCTCTCTGTTGATGTGGTTTTTATCTTCAAAATCGTGCTGAGCGCGTTGGCGATTCTGTTTGCTTACAATACCGTTTCGGGAGAGAGGGAAGACGGCACGCTGAAGCTTGTATTATCCAATTCGATACCGAGGGATACAGTAATCTTGGGAAAATATCTCGGCGGAATGCTATCGCTGTTCCCGATTGTTTTGGTGAGTTTAATCGTGGCACTCCTCATCGCTGTCTCTTCTCCGGTTACCGGCTTTGATGGAAACGATATTGCCCATATTGTCCTGATGTTCGGTGTTTCGTTGTTGTACGTATCGACGTGGTACCTTCTGGGATTGCTCCTGTCGGTTTGGACGAAGACAGCTGCAACGACCTTAATCCTTTCCATGTTTATCTGGGTGATTCTGACGAGTGTTCATGCGAATGTTGTAACGTTCGCAGTGGATAAATTCTCGCCGTATGTGTCGAAATCTGAGGGAACGTTTCTCCAACCTGCCTTCGATGTCTGGGACGAGTATAAAAGGGAACGGGATGCCTACTTCAAACAGAGAGGCTACGACGATTTGCAAGCGTCCATTACTTGGGAACCTGAGACGAGTTCGACGGGATTAGGCTCGAGTTCCACGACTGGAGGCTATTTCAGACTAAGGCGTTATAGCGTCACAAGTGTTGACAAGGCAGATACCACTATCTTCCAAGAGCTTTTAGGGTATCAAGAGCGGCTTCGGGCTGAATATGCGAATAAAGCGGAGGAGATTCTCAACAAACCTGCGGCAGAACGAGAGAAAAATACAAAGTTTGCAGACGCGCTCTCCCGTATCTCGTTCGCAGACGTATATCACTTCGCTGTCGGGACAATAGCAGGGACCGACCGGCAGAGTTATAACGATTTTATTGAGGGATCCAGAGCCTATAAACGTGAGATTGTTGAGTATCTGAAGGATAAAGAGGCGTTTTCTTCGCGCGCATGGTTCTCTACAGATCAGGGGGCTGCGGATTTGGCGGATCTGCCTGTTTTTAAACATAAAAGGCTTTCCCTCTCAGAAAGTTTCGCACGCGCTTCTGTGGATGTTCTGATTTTATTGGCATGGAATATCGTTCTATTCATGGCGGCTTATGTGTCCTTCCTACGGTATGATATGAGTTGA
- a CDS encoding LamG domain-containing protein, with amino-acid sequence MDFSRLKQGCSQYESEEIPMKWLAFLFIAVLFTASQAIAELEKNLVLYFTFDNVKGKKILDASGNDLDAEVVGNIDFIEGKYGNAMHIAAEAKDGDCIHIPADDLLKIEDEITMMAWVYHENWDTALGQLFDNGSHILDEKEKSYGLGLFPDPENPGFLRNLDDPNIEMILGKLDEDRGGTWLFRTWGRMVDKEWHHITGTYDGKGVGIYLDGKILSDHKTKFKFIGVNDADLRIGCAKNHPQYTFKNGSIDEVGLWRRALTQSEIRKVMGGALAVSPKGKVATTWGDIKGSVWKN; translated from the coding sequence ATGGACTTTTCAAGGCTAAAGCAAGGATGTTCACAATACGAATCGGAGGAAATACCAATGAAATGGTTAGCATTTCTTTTCATCGCTGTGCTATTCACAGCGAGCCAAGCAATTGCTGAACTGGAGAAGAATCTCGTCCTTTATTTTACTTTTGACAACGTCAAAGGCAAGAAAATTCTCGATGCATCCGGCAACGATCTTGATGCCGAAGTCGTTGGAAATATAGATTTTATCGAAGGTAAGTATGGGAACGCTATGCATATTGCCGCTGAAGCGAAAGATGGTGATTGCATCCATATTCCTGCCGACGATCTGCTAAAAATCGAAGACGAGATCACAATGATGGCGTGGGTGTATCATGAAAATTGGGACACAGCTTTGGGACAGTTGTTTGATAATGGGAGCCATATCTTGGATGAGAAGGAGAAGTCCTATGGCTTAGGACTATTCCCTGATCCCGAAAATCCTGGGTTTCTGAGGAATCTTGATGATCCAAATATCGAAATGATCTTGGGCAAATTAGACGAAGATAGAGGCGGTACATGGCTCTTCAGGACCTGGGGGCGAATGGTGGATAAGGAGTGGCATCACATCACTGGAACTTACGATGGCAAAGGCGTGGGAATCTATCTGGACGGCAAAATTCTTTCTGACCACAAAACAAAATTTAAATTCATTGGTGTTAATGACGCGGACCTGCGCATCGGGTGTGCCAAGAACCATCCACAATATACCTTCAAAAACGGTTCAATTGACGAAGTAGGTTTATGGCGACGCGCCCTGACGCAATCTGAAATCAGAAAAGTAATGGGAGGGGCTTTGGCGGTCTCACCCAAAGGTAAGGTTGCCACTACTTGGGGGGATATCAAAGGTTCGGTATGGAAGAATTGA
- a CDS encoding sigma-70 family RNA polymerase sigma factor, with protein sequence MQAETCYQITRRGIVKNEDVDLIQRILSGDESAFTVLVEKHRKWVHSLAWCEIGDFHAAQEITQDTFIQAFKSLPSLKDPNRFSGWLHVIAKRQCIEWLRRKPITMQSLDAMPKSELEKLSYARYLEEQQTQASTHGLREVVERLLQKLPVNERSVMVLHYYKGLTCEEVSDLLDVSLNTVKSRLYRARKRLETEESMLRETLGTNLLKSEPRRVDFQATAATETGKHLAEGGFNFNHTDTVFTSSGFHTRGWGGGDPSPMYMLLHYLKHGWVDIFRFPLVIGSSWEQEGAWKSQATATLEDYETVNVSAGTFSACLKHKTVFTDADVEDTDAELRNALVNGTRYLWFARGVGLVKMRYEHSNGVVTEAELLKYEIPLQNEAYFPVQIGTQWTYKWHNTYRNEAVIEEWNVIRNFRQLENLENPMELASARYEVKIDADNPRVAHVKCVLTPKVNSGTKGGQKPLLLSMSRFGTEWLDDGYGHYLQDLTVTHANGRTLIIEEIDKTQWAVETRNASPITLRYKVLLNHDEREWHWGRDEAPYAQDDCVFWTGYALFIVDEVDDIELYVDVPDNWSVSTPWKRIEPDRHRFIITDQNDLMYAYLVIGEHAERLVETGAETKIVLALGGRLKEAMDEVAQVVAALLHVYSGIFGGTPKDQLLFVANPYGTEGYRSGGVSRRSMSILIGETLDEVNRGFWLPPVARLVCYLWNGSYIDIREGTGAISFKEQEYWFCAGFTQYYSEIVSVRLGLVSETDFLRNLERIWEAYLSQQGEFSIREAGEDKTANRELVYDGGSLIAAALDLQIRSLTENRSSLDDVMKQMYREFGLTGVPYTMRDVIRIVSRIAGEDFKPFFRKYVTGTEQLPLEEYLKDAGVDVEIEFGERLPRIGYIVHEMLGIGGFGGPPGGGMFIDNSRQYQDNDQLVGINGTPVKTFDDIRRVARDWKSDDVVELTLEREGEKVTLPVTLKGDTSKKPPLEADTIDVTITKRTERNDLQHAIWSGMLGNSR encoded by the coding sequence TTGCAAGCCGAAACTTGCTATCAAATAACTCGGAGGGGAATCGTGAAAAATGAAGATGTTGATCTGATTCAACGCATCTTGTCGGGTGATGAAAGTGCGTTCACCGTGCTGGTCGAAAAACACCGGAAGTGGGTTCATTCGCTCGCCTGGTGTGAGATCGGTGATTTCCACGCCGCACAGGAGATTACACAGGATACCTTCATCCAGGCTTTTAAGTCGCTTCCAAGTTTGAAAGACCCCAATCGTTTTTCGGGGTGGTTACATGTCATAGCGAAGCGGCAGTGCATTGAATGGCTACGGCGGAAACCTATTACGATGCAGTCGCTGGATGCGATGCCAAAATCTGAATTGGAGAAGTTGTCCTATGCACGCTATCTTGAGGAACAGCAGACGCAAGCGTCAACACATGGACTGCGTGAGGTCGTGGAACGCCTCCTCCAGAAGCTGCCAGTCAATGAACGTTCTGTGATGGTATTGCACTATTACAAAGGTTTAACGTGTGAAGAGGTGAGCGATCTTTTAGATGTATCGCTGAACACAGTAAAGAGTCGGCTGTACCGAGCTCGGAAACGATTAGAAACGGAGGAATCGATGCTTCGCGAAACCTTGGGCACAAATTTGTTAAAAAGCGAGCCGCGTCGCGTTGACTTTCAAGCGACTGCCGCAACAGAAACCGGAAAACATTTAGCAGAAGGGGGTTTCAATTTCAACCATACCGATACAGTCTTCACATCTTCTGGATTCCATACGAGAGGATGGGGTGGTGGGGATCCATCGCCGATGTACATGTTGCTGCACTATCTGAAACACGGTTGGGTTGACATCTTTAGATTTCCGTTGGTTATCGGTAGTTCTTGGGAACAGGAAGGGGCTTGGAAATCACAAGCGACGGCAACCTTAGAAGATTATGAGACAGTCAATGTATCCGCAGGCACTTTCTCGGCGTGTCTGAAGCATAAAACCGTTTTCACGGACGCTGATGTTGAAGATACCGATGCTGAATTGCGAAACGCCCTTGTAAACGGGACGCGTTATCTCTGGTTCGCGAGGGGCGTTGGGCTTGTGAAGATGCGCTATGAGCACTCGAATGGTGTTGTCACGGAAGCCGAATTGCTTAAGTATGAAATTCCGCTTCAGAACGAGGCGTATTTCCCCGTACAGATAGGCACGCAGTGGACCTACAAATGGCATAACACCTATCGCAACGAAGCCGTTATTGAGGAATGGAACGTCATCCGGAATTTCCGTCAGTTAGAAAATCTTGAGAACCCGATGGAACTTGCCTCGGCAAGGTATGAGGTCAAAATTGATGCTGATAATCCGCGAGTGGCGCATGTCAAATGTGTACTTACACCGAAAGTTAACAGCGGCACAAAAGGAGGACAAAAGCCGCTGCTCTTATCCATGAGTCGTTTTGGGACTGAATGGCTGGACGATGGATATGGTCATTATCTGCAGGACTTGACTGTTACTCATGCGAATGGGAGGACCCTGATTATCGAGGAAATTGACAAAACGCAGTGGGCGGTTGAAACACGCAATGCGTCACCAATAACACTGCGTTACAAAGTATTACTGAATCATGATGAACGGGAGTGGCATTGGGGCAGGGATGAAGCCCCTTATGCCCAGGATGACTGTGTTTTCTGGACCGGATATGCGCTGTTTATTGTCGACGAAGTAGACGATATTGAACTGTATGTTGATGTGCCTGATAATTGGTCAGTCTCAACGCCTTGGAAACGGATTGAACCGGATAGACATCGTTTCATCATTACAGATCAGAACGACCTGATGTATGCATATCTTGTGATCGGCGAGCATGCTGAACGTCTGGTAGAAACCGGGGCAGAAACCAAGATTGTGCTTGCTCTCGGTGGACGCCTTAAAGAAGCTATGGATGAGGTAGCACAAGTTGTTGCGGCACTTCTCCATGTATATTCAGGGATTTTCGGTGGCACGCCAAAAGATCAACTGCTATTTGTCGCTAACCCTTATGGCACAGAAGGCTATAGGAGCGGTGGTGTCTCCCGACGTAGCATGAGTATTCTGATCGGTGAGACCTTGGACGAAGTCAACAGAGGTTTTTGGCTACCGCCGGTAGCGCGTTTGGTTTGCTATCTCTGGAATGGGAGTTATATTGATATCCGGGAGGGAACAGGTGCCATCAGTTTTAAGGAGCAAGAATACTGGTTTTGTGCCGGTTTTACCCAATACTATTCAGAGATCGTCTCTGTCCGCCTTGGACTTGTTTCTGAAACCGATTTTCTCAGAAATCTTGAACGGATATGGGAGGCGTATCTCTCTCAACAGGGTGAGTTTTCTATCCGCGAGGCGGGTGAAGACAAAACCGCTAACCGAGAGCTTGTCTATGACGGTGGGAGTCTGATTGCTGCGGCTTTGGACTTGCAGATCCGCTCCCTTACGGAAAATCGGAGCAGCTTAGACGATGTGATGAAACAGATGTATCGCGAGTTTGGTCTCACGGGTGTCCCTTATACAATGAGAGATGTCATCAGAATTGTGAGTCGAATTGCAGGCGAGGATTTTAAACCGTTCTTCCGCAAATATGTGACAGGGACGGAACAATTGCCCTTAGAGGAATACCTTAAAGACGCAGGTGTGGATGTTGAGATAGAATTTGGTGAAAGACTGCCTCGTATTGGTTATATTGTGCATGAAATGCTCGGTATTGGTGGATTCGGGGGACCTCCAGGCGGAGGTATGTTTATCGACAATTCACGTCAGTATCAAGATAATGACCAATTGGTAGGCATCAACGGCACACCGGTGAAAACGTTTGACGACATCAGAAGGGTTGCCAGGGATTGGAAGTCCGATGATGTGGTGGAGTTGACCCTTGAAAGAGAGGGTGAAAAAGTTACCCTACCTGTCACCTTAAAGGGGGACACATCTAAAAAGCCGCCGTTGGAGGCGGATACTATTGATGTTACCATCACGAAGAGGACAGAGAGAAATGATTTGCAACACGCCATCTGGTCAGGAATGTTGGGCAACAGTCGGTGA
- a CDS encoding mandelate racemase/muconate lactonizing enzyme family protein, with translation MADYEDKGSQIRVKNLEAFPMGVKAYVKIETNMGVTGWGEINNMETTVTCALARSLSELIIGENPTRIEHHWQRLFRAHRNIRGGGLMVHTISAIDMALWDIAGKLWEVPVYRLLGGPCRDKIWKYPSPKAIKTGPGGSKPFAGTPDEIADLVQRVRDAREQVGSDGAVMFDAHSCLPPPIVKQFASYLQPDDLLFLEEAWVPGNIEVMRKIRESVPVPLATGERDRTIWEVREILEAQVIDILQPDCGHGGGITQVKKVAALAEAHHVPIAPHCTMSYLGLTASFHLSAAVPFFLIHEGYENVLPDGVAHKTWEMDGEGYVSLPEGPGLGVEVDEAKVIEVGQEEGRRFTWPNSRLADGSIADY, from the coding sequence ATGGCAGATTATGAAGATAAAGGTTCGCAGATTCGAGTGAAGAACCTTGAGGCTTTTCCGATGGGTGTGAAAGCCTACGTCAAGATTGAAACGAACATGGGTGTTACGGGATGGGGTGAGATCAATAATATGGAGACGACCGTCACCTGTGCGTTAGCGCGTTCCTTGTCCGAACTGATTATCGGGGAAAACCCGACGCGGATTGAGCATCATTGGCAGCGGTTGTTCCGCGCACATCGCAACATCCGAGGTGGCGGTTTGATGGTGCATACCATCTCCGCTATTGATATGGCACTCTGGGATATTGCTGGGAAGCTCTGGGAAGTGCCGGTCTATCGTTTGCTCGGGGGTCCATGTCGTGATAAAATTTGGAAATATCCGAGTCCGAAAGCGATTAAGACCGGACCGGGAGGTTCCAAGCCGTTTGCTGGCACCCCTGATGAAATTGCCGATCTTGTCCAGCGCGTGCGCGATGCACGGGAACAGGTCGGTTCCGATGGCGCGGTGATGTTTGACGCGCATAGTTGCCTACCCCCGCCGATTGTCAAGCAATTCGCGAGTTATCTCCAGCCAGATGACCTACTCTTTTTAGAAGAGGCATGGGTTCCGGGCAATATCGAAGTGATGCGTAAAATTCGGGAATCCGTCCCTGTCCCACTCGCCACGGGGGAGCGCGACCGCACAATATGGGAGGTTCGCGAAATCCTTGAAGCGCAAGTGATTGACATCCTTCAACCCGATTGTGGACACGGTGGTGGTATTACACAAGTCAAAAAGGTAGCAGCACTCGCCGAAGCGCATCACGTGCCGATCGCGCCGCATTGCACGATGTCCTACCTCGGGCTCACTGCGAGTTTTCACTTATCCGCTGCCGTGCCATTTTTCCTTATCCACGAGGGCTATGAAAACGTTCTGCCAGACGGTGTTGCCCACAAAACGTGGGAGATGGACGGAGAGGGTTACGTTTCACTTCCAGAAGGACCCGGCTTAGGGGTTGAAGTGGATGAGGCAAAAGTGATTGAGGTCGGTCAGGAAGAGGGTAGACGTTTCACCTGGCCCAACAGTCGATTGGCAGATGGCTCCATCGCCGATTATTAG
- a CDS encoding DUF1080 domain-containing protein: MKLVFIGLGIFFFAFSALAGTFLDTFDNGELVDWQPLVMFGFDDPGSWEIIDGELQGISNAGTITRLLTIGEETWRDYEIEFDVKPLGKHGPGNVAIAARIEGTWGVVCGIESSDQAAPVAECFGGDLHGRAFLVYAREPHPLLRLRKWSTFKLSVHGNQLTFWINGKRVLDPITLEPLHGFPDFPAGRVGLGIANYTARFDNFKITGPRIPDKGGLSVTPHAKLATVWGNLKQF, from the coding sequence ATGAAATTAGTGTTCATCGGGTTAGGGATATTTTTTTTCGCTTTCTCCGCTTTGGCGGGGACATTTCTGGATACTTTTGATAACGGGGAACTTGTCGATTGGCAACCATTGGTGATGTTCGGTTTTGATGATCCCGGTTCTTGGGAGATTATTGATGGTGAACTTCAGGGAATAAGTAATGCTGGAACCATAACTCGTTTACTAACAATTGGAGAAGAGACGTGGCGAGATTATGAAATTGAATTTGATGTTAAACCACTTGGGAAACACGGACCTGGGAACGTTGCAATTGCTGCTCGGATTGAAGGGACATGGGGTGTGGTATGTGGAATTGAGAGCTCAGATCAAGCAGCACCCGTGGCGGAATGTTTTGGTGGTGATTTGCATGGCAGAGCGTTTTTGGTTTACGCTCGAGAACCTCACCCCTTATTGAGATTACGGAAATGGTCAACCTTCAAATTGAGCGTGCATGGAAACCAGTTGACCTTCTGGATAAATGGGAAGCGGGTTCTGGATCCGATAACTTTAGAACCCCTCCATGGATTCCCTGACTTTCCTGCCGGTAGAGTTGGGTTAGGGATCGCGAATTACACAGCGAGATTTGATAATTTTAAGATCACGGGACCCCGTATTCCAGATAAAGGTGGATTGTCCGTAACGCCCCACGCGAAACTCGCAACAGTATGGGGAAACTTAAAACAATTTTAA
- a CDS encoding Gfo/Idh/MocA family oxidoreductase, with the protein MANQTYRVGIIGCGGMGRSHSRAWTAQPKAQVVAAMDIYEEAAQRVSDEYDVPAIYTDVDEMLAKEDLDIVSITTWQGPRAEATVAAAKAGVKGIIGEKPMAASLGQADAMLAACEENDVKLIIGHQGRYAPANIETRRLVAAGAIGEPTTVHHSAKRHAGLLNTGTHAIDGWRFILSDPETLWVIGQTARTTDRWERRTICEDLCMGLVCFEGGARGIYEGDLPEPSVSHPKIAGTEGQIRNGSDGTLLLQNGDAKGWQTITPPPQTKNQYDEFIEWIEGEIPDHRGSGVQARYTLEIMMAIYESLRIKDVVHMPMETKELPLELMVNDGTLPVLVEGKYDLRRPFDGQTWKKP; encoded by the coding sequence ATGGCAAATCAGACATATCGAGTTGGAATCATCGGCTGCGGCGGAATGGGTAGATCTCATTCCAGAGCATGGACCGCACAGCCCAAAGCGCAAGTTGTCGCAGCAATGGACATCTATGAAGAAGCGGCGCAACGCGTCTCGGACGAATACGATGTCCCCGCTATCTATACCGACGTTGATGAAATGTTGGCAAAAGAGGATTTGGACATCGTCAGCATCACAACGTGGCAGGGACCGCGGGCGGAAGCTACCGTCGCAGCGGCGAAAGCAGGTGTGAAAGGTATTATCGGCGAGAAACCGATGGCAGCCTCACTTGGACAAGCCGACGCTATGCTCGCCGCCTGTGAAGAGAACGATGTCAAACTTATCATCGGCCACCAAGGTAGATACGCGCCCGCAAATATCGAAACCCGTCGGCTTGTCGCCGCAGGAGCGATCGGTGAACCGACAACCGTCCACCACAGCGCAAAAAGGCACGCAGGACTGCTGAACACAGGCACACACGCCATTGATGGCTGGCGTTTCATTCTGTCCGATCCCGAAACGCTCTGGGTCATTGGACAGACCGCTCGGACGACCGATCGGTGGGAACGCCGCACAATCTGTGAGGACCTCTGTATGGGCTTAGTCTGCTTTGAAGGCGGGGCACGTGGCATCTACGAAGGTGATCTGCCCGAACCGTCAGTCTCCCACCCCAAAATCGCTGGAACAGAGGGGCAAATTCGCAATGGATCTGACGGCACACTTCTGCTCCAAAACGGGGACGCGAAGGGCTGGCAAACCATTACACCACCCCCACAAACAAAAAATCAGTACGATGAATTCATCGAGTGGATTGAGGGTGAAATCCCTGACCATCGCGGCAGTGGCGTTCAGGCACGCTATACGCTTGAAATCATGATGGCTATCTATGAATCCTTGCGTATCAAGGACGTCGTCCACATGCCGATGGAAACCAAGGAACTACCGTTGGAACTCATGGTTAACGACGGCACGCTTCCCGTCTTAGTAGAGGGAAAATACGATTTGCGAAGACCTTTCGATGGGCAGACGTGGAAAAAGCCTTAA
- a CDS encoding ubiquinol-cytochrome c reductase iron-sulfur subunit — MAKQGRRSFLEIATAFMGGVLSLAAGIPLIGFAISPAFKKGESKWVDLGLTDRLKNSHFKKVDYTFTAKDGWVKATKKRSVYVTDAGNGEWNVFLRTCSHLGCLVRWDEQKESFLCPCHGAVFDQNGIVVAGPPPRPLQKLQTKVEAGILYVKET, encoded by the coding sequence ATGGCAAAGCAGGGCAGACGCTCATTTTTGGAGATCGCGACGGCGTTTATGGGTGGAGTGCTAAGCCTCGCTGCTGGTATCCCACTCATCGGTTTTGCAATTTCGCCTGCCTTTAAAAAAGGGGAGTCGAAATGGGTGGACTTGGGCCTCACTGACCGGCTCAAAAACAGCCATTTTAAAAAGGTAGACTATACCTTCACTGCAAAAGACGGCTGGGTCAAAGCGACGAAAAAACGCTCTGTCTATGTAACTGACGCAGGTAACGGAGAGTGGAACGTCTTTTTGCGAACGTGTTCACACCTCGGTTGCCTCGTCCGATGGGATGAACAGAAGGAATCTTTCCTCTGTCCGTGCCACGGTGCAGTGTTCGACCAGAACGGAATCGTTGTTGCCGGACCGCCACCACGTCCCTTGCAGAAACTCCAAACGAAAGTTGAAGCGGGGATTTTATACGTGAAGGAGACTTAA
- a CDS encoding cytochrome bc complex cytochrome b subunit, with protein sequence MRQFLNERLPLAEVSAHLRKPLPKHINLLFSLGSLAMFLLLLQAATGAFLALYYSPSPEHAHNAVTYISEEVPFGAFVRGLHHWGASAMVIIVFLHLLRVVIYSSYKAPRELTWIVGVLLLLVVLGFGFTGYLLPWDEKAYWATVVGVEIASTAPILGDFVAKVLRGGTEIGAVTLSRFYALHTIWLPWVTFGLVGVHLFFVRYYGSSGKTQNTPEEMKMGKPFYPDQVFEDVVGMLILFIVLAAVALFVPVPLEDVADPTNANYDPRPEWYFLFLFQLLKYFQGPLEIVGTFVIPTVGMVLLLFLPFLDRSERTVLWKRPVALTVTTVCVAGVVGLTILGASSPKLETTDATTVQEAPQPAEEVQKSATSDTEEGEEVFDFQLTEEEIEGTEEEEEVFDFQLTEEELQ encoded by the coding sequence ATGCGGCAATTTCTCAACGAGCGTCTCCCGTTAGCGGAGGTCTCCGCACATCTACGCAAACCTCTGCCGAAACACATCAACCTACTTTTTTCACTCGGCAGCTTGGCGATGTTCCTACTCCTGCTTCAGGCAGCCACAGGTGCCTTTCTGGCGTTATACTATTCGCCTTCACCGGAACACGCCCATAACGCGGTAACGTATATCAGCGAAGAGGTCCCCTTTGGGGCATTTGTGCGTGGCTTGCACCATTGGGGTGCAAGTGCGATGGTCATCATCGTTTTTCTGCATCTGCTTCGGGTCGTCATTTACAGTTCATACAAAGCCCCACGTGAATTGACATGGATCGTCGGGGTTCTTTTACTACTGGTTGTACTCGGCTTCGGATTCACCGGTTATCTCCTTCCGTGGGACGAGAAAGCGTATTGGGCGACGGTTGTCGGTGTCGAAATCGCCAGCACTGCCCCCATATTAGGCGATTTTGTCGCGAAGGTCTTGCGCGGCGGAACGGAGATAGGTGCGGTGACACTGTCTCGGTTTTACGCGCTCCACACAATCTGGTTGCCGTGGGTGACTTTTGGTCTGGTCGGTGTGCATCTCTTCTTCGTCCGCTACTACGGTTCTTCAGGCAAGACACAGAACACGCCAGAAGAGATGAAGATGGGAAAACCGTTCTATCCGGATCAGGTCTTTGAAGACGTCGTTGGGATGCTCATCCTCTTTATAGTCCTGGCAGCCGTTGCGCTGTTCGTGCCTGTCCCACTCGAAGATGTCGCCGATCCGACGAATGCGAACTACGATCCGCGACCGGAATGGTATTTCCTATTCCTGTTTCAACTGCTGAAGTATTTCCAAGGTCCTCTCGAAATCGTTGGAACCTTTGTAATCCCGACGGTTGGTATGGTGCTACTGCTATTCCTCCCATTTTTAGACAGAAGTGAGCGCACTGTCCTCTGGAAACGCCCCGTTGCATTGACGGTCACAACTGTCTGTGTCGCGGGAGTTGTCGGGTTAACGATCCTCGGTGCGAGTTCTCCGAAACTTGAAACGACGGATGCCACCACCGTCCAAGAGGCACCACAACCCGCAGAGGAAGTCCAAAAGTCTGCCACATCAGATACAGAAGAAGGAGAAGAGGTTTTCGATTTCCAACTTACGGAAGAAGAAATTGAGGGAACAGAAGAAGAGGAAGAGGTCTTTGACTTTCAACTAACAGAAGAAGAATTGCAATAG